A genomic region of Serinus canaria isolate serCan28SL12 chromosome 1A, serCan2020, whole genome shotgun sequence contains the following coding sequences:
- the POLDIP3 gene encoding polymerase delta-interacting protein 3 isoform X3, with product MLQIGAARLNTRPVFGGVRSRIGIQQNLLNRSSPAVNFQQTFDARQKIGLTDARHKLGVKDAREKLLQKDARFKIKGKVQDAREMLNSRKQQSVAAEKVTKVVDAREKISLKRSTPAAISPAMGTVNPAVKITKTIQQKAPVPGHSHPAGMRINVVNNHTHKQGLYDTEDDEESVSPLPSKQMKITTTNSFLHNSTALSSNKFSLSKTVPLTKVVQNDTYTAPPATPPPMRTKALANMSRTLVTKEVPPKEPAPVELAFSPLEGTKMTVNNLHPRVTEEDIVELFCVCGALKRARLVHPGVAEVVFVKKEDAITAYKKYNNRCLDGQPMKCNLHMNGNVITSDQPILLRLSDTPSVKKEGEPRRSSASSSSNPPAEVDPETILKALFKSSGVSASVQPTEFKIKL from the exons ATGTTGCAGATCGGAGCTGCAAG acTTAACACAAGGCCAGTGTTTGGGGGTGTAAGATCTCGCATTGGGATCCAGCAAAATCTTCTGAATAGATCATCACCAGCTGTGAACTTCCAGCAGACGTTTGATGCCCGACAGAAGATAGGACTCACTGATGCCCGGCACAAACTGGGGGTGAAAGATGCCCGAGAAAAACTGCTTCAAAAGGATGCTCGCTTCAAAATCAAAGGGAAGGTGCAGGATGCTCGGGAGATGTTGAATTCCCGTAAGCAGCAAAGTGTTGCTGCTGAAAAGGTGACCAAAGTGGTGGATGCCAGAGAGAAGATCAGCTTAAAGAGGAGCACTCCAGCTGCAATCAGCCCAGCTATGGGGACAGTAAATCCAGCCGTGAAAATCACCAAAACTATCCAA CAGAAGGCTCCAGTTCCTGGACACTCTCATCCAGCAGGAATGAGGATCAATGTGGTGAACAACCATACACATAAACAG GGTCTGTATGACACAGAAGATGATGAGGAAAGCGTCTCTCCCCTTCCTAGCAAACAGATGAAAATCACCACCACAAACAGTTTCCTGCACAACTCG aCTGCTTTGAGCAGCAATAAATTCTCTCTGTCCAAGACTGTTCCCCTGACTAAAGTGGTCCAGAACGATACGTACACAGCTCCACCTGCAACTCCCCCTCCTATGCGGACAAAGGCCTTGGCAAACATGTCCCGGACCTTAGTGACAAAGGAAGTGCCTCCAAAAGAGCCGGCACCTGTTGAG CTGGCATTCAGTCCCTTGGAAGGCACAAAGATGACCGTAAATAATCTGCACCCTCGAGTCACAGAAGAAGATATTGTT GAGTTATTCTGTGTGTGTGGCGCCCTGAAGCGAGCCCGGCTGGTGCACCCTGGTGTGGCTGAGGTAGTATTTGTGAAGAAAGAAGATGCCATCACAGCATACAAGAAATACAACAACAGGTGTTTAGATG gTCAACCAATGAAATGCAATCTTCATATGAATGGGAATGTCATCACCTCAGACCAGCCTATATTGCT CCGACTGAGTGATACCCCTTCAGTGAAGAAGGAAGGGGAACCACGCCGGTCAAGTGCAAGCTCATCCTCAAATCCCCCAGCTGAAGTGGACCCTGAAACTATCTTGAAGGCACTCTTCAAATCCTCAGGGGTCTCTGCCTCTGTGCAGCCCACAGAATTCAAAATTAAACTCTGA
- the POLDIP3 gene encoding polymerase delta-interacting protein 3 isoform X2, producing the protein MADLSLDELIRKRGVTVKGRLNTRPVFGGVRSRIGIQQNLLNRSSPAVNFQQTFDARQKIGLTDARHKLGVKDAREKLLQKDARFKIKGKVQDAREMLNSRKQQSVAAEKVTKVVDAREKISLKRSTPAAISPAMGTVNPAVKITKTIQKAPVPGHSHPAGMRINVVNNHTHKQGLYDTEDDEESVSPLPSKQMKITTTNSFLHNSTALSSNKFSLSKTVPLTKVVQNDTYTAPPATPPPMRTKALANMSRTLVTKEVPPKEPAPVELAFSPLEGTKMTVNNLHPRVTEEDIVELFCVCGALKRARLVHPGVAEVVFVKKEDAITAYKKYNNRCLDGQPMKCNLHMNGNVITSDQPILLRLSDTPSVKKEGEPRRSSASSSSNPPAEVDPETILKALFKSSGVSASVQPTEFKIKL; encoded by the exons acTTAACACAAGGCCAGTGTTTGGGGGTGTAAGATCTCGCATTGGGATCCAGCAAAATCTTCTGAATAGATCATCACCAGCTGTGAACTTCCAGCAGACGTTTGATGCCCGACAGAAGATAGGACTCACTGATGCCCGGCACAAACTGGGGGTGAAAGATGCCCGAGAAAAACTGCTTCAAAAGGATGCTCGCTTCAAAATCAAAGGGAAGGTGCAGGATGCTCGGGAGATGTTGAATTCCCGTAAGCAGCAAAGTGTTGCTGCTGAAAAGGTGACCAAAGTGGTGGATGCCAGAGAGAAGATCAGCTTAAAGAGGAGCACTCCAGCTGCAATCAGCCCAGCTATGGGGACAGTAAATCCAGCCGTGAAAATCACCAAAACTATCCAA AAGGCTCCAGTTCCTGGACACTCTCATCCAGCAGGAATGAGGATCAATGTGGTGAACAACCATACACATAAACAG GGTCTGTATGACACAGAAGATGATGAGGAAAGCGTCTCTCCCCTTCCTAGCAAACAGATGAAAATCACCACCACAAACAGTTTCCTGCACAACTCG aCTGCTTTGAGCAGCAATAAATTCTCTCTGTCCAAGACTGTTCCCCTGACTAAAGTGGTCCAGAACGATACGTACACAGCTCCACCTGCAACTCCCCCTCCTATGCGGACAAAGGCCTTGGCAAACATGTCCCGGACCTTAGTGACAAAGGAAGTGCCTCCAAAAGAGCCGGCACCTGTTGAG CTGGCATTCAGTCCCTTGGAAGGCACAAAGATGACCGTAAATAATCTGCACCCTCGAGTCACAGAAGAAGATATTGTT GAGTTATTCTGTGTGTGTGGCGCCCTGAAGCGAGCCCGGCTGGTGCACCCTGGTGTGGCTGAGGTAGTATTTGTGAAGAAAGAAGATGCCATCACAGCATACAAGAAATACAACAACAGGTGTTTAGATG gTCAACCAATGAAATGCAATCTTCATATGAATGGGAATGTCATCACCTCAGACCAGCCTATATTGCT CCGACTGAGTGATACCCCTTCAGTGAAGAAGGAAGGGGAACCACGCCGGTCAAGTGCAAGCTCATCCTCAAATCCCCCAGCTGAAGTGGACCCTGAAACTATCTTGAAGGCACTCTTCAAATCCTCAGGGGTCTCTGCCTCTGTGCAGCCCACAGAATTCAAAATTAAACTCTGA
- the POLDIP3 gene encoding polymerase delta-interacting protein 3 isoform X1, producing MADLSLDELIRKRGVTVKGRLNTRPVFGGVRSRIGIQQNLLNRSSPAVNFQQTFDARQKIGLTDARHKLGVKDAREKLLQKDARFKIKGKVQDAREMLNSRKQQSVAAEKVTKVVDAREKISLKRSTPAAISPAMGTVNPAVKITKTIQQKAPVPGHSHPAGMRINVVNNHTHKQGLYDTEDDEESVSPLPSKQMKITTTNSFLHNSTALSSNKFSLSKTVPLTKVVQNDTYTAPPATPPPMRTKALANMSRTLVTKEVPPKEPAPVELAFSPLEGTKMTVNNLHPRVTEEDIVELFCVCGALKRARLVHPGVAEVVFVKKEDAITAYKKYNNRCLDGQPMKCNLHMNGNVITSDQPILLRLSDTPSVKKEGEPRRSSASSSSNPPAEVDPETILKALFKSSGVSASVQPTEFKIKL from the exons acTTAACACAAGGCCAGTGTTTGGGGGTGTAAGATCTCGCATTGGGATCCAGCAAAATCTTCTGAATAGATCATCACCAGCTGTGAACTTCCAGCAGACGTTTGATGCCCGACAGAAGATAGGACTCACTGATGCCCGGCACAAACTGGGGGTGAAAGATGCCCGAGAAAAACTGCTTCAAAAGGATGCTCGCTTCAAAATCAAAGGGAAGGTGCAGGATGCTCGGGAGATGTTGAATTCCCGTAAGCAGCAAAGTGTTGCTGCTGAAAAGGTGACCAAAGTGGTGGATGCCAGAGAGAAGATCAGCTTAAAGAGGAGCACTCCAGCTGCAATCAGCCCAGCTATGGGGACAGTAAATCCAGCCGTGAAAATCACCAAAACTATCCAA CAGAAGGCTCCAGTTCCTGGACACTCTCATCCAGCAGGAATGAGGATCAATGTGGTGAACAACCATACACATAAACAG GGTCTGTATGACACAGAAGATGATGAGGAAAGCGTCTCTCCCCTTCCTAGCAAACAGATGAAAATCACCACCACAAACAGTTTCCTGCACAACTCG aCTGCTTTGAGCAGCAATAAATTCTCTCTGTCCAAGACTGTTCCCCTGACTAAAGTGGTCCAGAACGATACGTACACAGCTCCACCTGCAACTCCCCCTCCTATGCGGACAAAGGCCTTGGCAAACATGTCCCGGACCTTAGTGACAAAGGAAGTGCCTCCAAAAGAGCCGGCACCTGTTGAG CTGGCATTCAGTCCCTTGGAAGGCACAAAGATGACCGTAAATAATCTGCACCCTCGAGTCACAGAAGAAGATATTGTT GAGTTATTCTGTGTGTGTGGCGCCCTGAAGCGAGCCCGGCTGGTGCACCCTGGTGTGGCTGAGGTAGTATTTGTGAAGAAAGAAGATGCCATCACAGCATACAAGAAATACAACAACAGGTGTTTAGATG gTCAACCAATGAAATGCAATCTTCATATGAATGGGAATGTCATCACCTCAGACCAGCCTATATTGCT CCGACTGAGTGATACCCCTTCAGTGAAGAAGGAAGGGGAACCACGCCGGTCAAGTGCAAGCTCATCCTCAAATCCCCCAGCTGAAGTGGACCCTGAAACTATCTTGAAGGCACTCTTCAAATCCTCAGGGGTCTCTGCCTCTGTGCAGCCCACAGAATTCAAAATTAAACTCTGA
- the RRP7A gene encoding ribosomal RNA-processing protein 7 homolog A isoform X1 codes for MPLSDYGQCVSFTLFLQKHKLNPGAAASPAAAIIRAAPRPGNYSSQRPPRRRAQRRWRPPQGVRRERCRRDTRDSLSRLFSRCGHVQSVDICDKPGPGEKKDKLASKFFDHKTLKGFQVAYVVFRKPAAVQAAKALSQEGPLLISTERHPVKTGISKWIASYEASIVDPKELKAEVDAYMQDYDKKVEEEEAKAAKEEGVPDEEGWVKVTRKGRKPGLPRTEAANLRVLEREKRKRARKELLNFYAWQHRETKREHIAQLRKKFEEDKQRIALMRAQRKFRPY; via the exons ATGCCTCTCTCAGATTACGGACAGTGTGTGAGTTTTACACTGTTCTTACAAAAACATAAACTCAACCCCGGGGCTGCGGCGAGTCCAGCCGCCGCCATTATCAGGGCCGCGCCGCGCCCGGGGAACTACAGCTCCCAGCGGCCCCCGCGCCGCCGCGCGCAGAGAAGATGGCGGCCGCCACAGGGCGTGCGGCGGGAGCGGTGCCGGCGGGATACACGG GATTCTTTGTCTAGGCTGTTCTCTCGCTGCGGGCATGTGCAGTCTGTGGACATCTGTGACAAGCCAGGgccaggagagaaaaaagataaactGGCGTCGAAATTCTTTGACCACAAAACTCTAAAG ggaTTTCAAGTAGCATATGTGGTGTTCAGGAAACCAGCAGCTGTCCAGGCAGCCAAGGCTCTATCACAGGAAGGTCCCCTGCTAATATCAACAGAGAGGCACCCTGTGAAAACCGGCATTAGCA AGTGGATCGCCAGCTATGAGGCCTCCATCGTGGATCCGAAGGAGCTGAAGGCTGAGGTGGATGCCTACATGCAAGACTATGATAAAAAAGTGGAAGAG GAAGAAGCCAAGGCAGCCAAGGAGGAGGGTGTTCCGGATGAGGAGGGCTGGGTGAAGGTGACGCGGAAGGGCCGGAAGCCCGGCCTGCCCCGGACAGAGGCTGCCAACCTGCGCGTGCTGGAGAGGGAGAAACGGAAAAGGGCCCGCAAAGAACTGCTCAACTTCTATGCCTGGCAGCATCGCGAGACCAAGAGAGAGC aCATTGCCCAGTTGAGGAAGAAATTTGAGGAGGACAAGCAGAGGATCGCACTGATGCGAGCCCAGCGCAAGTTTCGGCCATACTAG
- the RRP7A gene encoding ribosomal RNA-processing protein 7 homolog A isoform X2 produces MAAATGRAAGAVPAGYTALAVKFAERQRSHHCLLVKEHQVREGADTAHPPRRTLFVLNVPPYCGPDSLSRLFSRCGHVQSVDICDKPGPGEKKDKLASKFFDHKTLKGFQVAYVVFRKPAAVQAAKALSQEGPLLISTERHPVKTGISKWIASYEASIVDPKELKAEVDAYMQDYDKKVEEEEAKAAKEEGVPDEEGWVKVTRKGRKPGLPRTEAANLRVLEREKRKRARKELLNFYAWQHRETKREHIAQLRKKFEEDKQRIALMRAQRKFRPY; encoded by the exons ATGGCGGCCGCCACAGGGCGTGCGGCGGGAGCGGTGCCGGCGGGATACACGG CTCTGGCGGTGAAGTTCGCGGAGCGGCAGCGCTCGCACCACTGTCTATTGGTGAAGGAGCACCAGGTGCGGGAAGGGGCCGACACCGCGCACCCGCCTCGCCGCACCCTCTTCGTCCTCAACGTGCCCCCGTACTGCGGACCG GATTCTTTGTCTAGGCTGTTCTCTCGCTGCGGGCATGTGCAGTCTGTGGACATCTGTGACAAGCCAGGgccaggagagaaaaaagataaactGGCGTCGAAATTCTTTGACCACAAAACTCTAAAG ggaTTTCAAGTAGCATATGTGGTGTTCAGGAAACCAGCAGCTGTCCAGGCAGCCAAGGCTCTATCACAGGAAGGTCCCCTGCTAATATCAACAGAGAGGCACCCTGTGAAAACCGGCATTAGCA AGTGGATCGCCAGCTATGAGGCCTCCATCGTGGATCCGAAGGAGCTGAAGGCTGAGGTGGATGCCTACATGCAAGACTATGATAAAAAAGTGGAAGAG GAAGAAGCCAAGGCAGCCAAGGAGGAGGGTGTTCCGGATGAGGAGGGCTGGGTGAAGGTGACGCGGAAGGGCCGGAAGCCCGGCCTGCCCCGGACAGAGGCTGCCAACCTGCGCGTGCTGGAGAGGGAGAAACGGAAAAGGGCCCGCAAAGAACTGCTCAACTTCTATGCCTGGCAGCATCGCGAGACCAAGAGAGAGC aCATTGCCCAGTTGAGGAAGAAATTTGAGGAGGACAAGCAGAGGATCGCACTGATGCGAGCCCAGCGCAAGTTTCGGCCATACTAG